From Mustela nigripes isolate SB6536 chromosome 13, MUSNIG.SB6536, whole genome shotgun sequence, one genomic window encodes:
- the LIN52 gene encoding protein lin-52 homolog isoform X9 gives MGWKMASPTDGTDLETSLLSFEKLDRASPDLWPEQLPGVAEFAASFKSPITSSPPKWMAEIERDDIDMLKELGSLTTANLMEKVRGLQNLAYQLGLDE, from the exons ATGGGTTGGAAGATGGCGTCTCCCACAGACG GGACAGATCTGGAAACATCTTTGCTAAGTTTTGAAAAACTTGACCGTGCCTCACCAGACCTTTGGCCAGAACAGT taccaGGTGTCGCTGAATTTGCAGCTTCCTTTAAAAGT CCTATTACTAGTTCTCCACCCAAATGGATGGCTGAAATAGAACGTGATGACATTGACATGTTGAAAG AACTGGGGAGCCTCACCACAGCTAATTTGATGGAGAAGGTACGAGGCCTACAGAACTTGGCCTATCAGCTGGGGCTGGATGAGT
- the LIN52 gene encoding protein lin-52 homolog isoform X7: protein MGWKMASPTDGTDLETSLLSFEKLDRASPDLWPEQLPGVAEFAASFKSPITSSPPKWMAEIERDDIDMLKELGSLTTANLMEKVRGLQNLAYQLGLDEWALLGVAV from the exons ATGGGTTGGAAGATGGCGTCTCCCACAGACG GGACAGATCTGGAAACATCTTTGCTAAGTTTTGAAAAACTTGACCGTGCCTCACCAGACCTTTGGCCAGAACAGT taccaGGTGTCGCTGAATTTGCAGCTTCCTTTAAAAGT CCTATTACTAGTTCTCCACCCAAATGGATGGCTGAAATAGAACGTGATGACATTGACATGTTGAAAG AACTGGGGAGCCTCACCACAGCTAATTTGATGGAGAAGGTACGAGGCCTACAGAACTTGGCCTATCAGCTGGGGCTGGATGAGT